The window CTGCGTGCGGAGGTTATTTTACCCTACTTGCACTCCTTATGCAAGGTATGTTTGTCACAGAACTTGCAATATTTCTTTTTTTCAAGTTTTTTGGTAGCCTTTTTCTTGTTGACAAGCGTCACATAGTTGCGGCGCTTGCATGTTGTGCACTGAAGACCGACGATATCCGCCA is drawn from Synergistaceae bacterium DZ-S4 and contains these coding sequences:
- the rpmG gene encoding 50S ribosomal protein L33, translating into MADIVGLQCTTCKRRNYVTLVNKKKATKKLEKKKYCKFCDKHTLHKECK